Genomic segment of Primulina tabacum isolate GXHZ01 chromosome 11, ASM2559414v2, whole genome shotgun sequence:
CATATGGAGCAAAACTGATTTAATCGAagtccttttttttttcccagaGATATATGTCTCAATGGCTAAAATCAGAATTCAAAAATGATTTAATCGAAGTCTCTATGCTAAAAAAACATAGAGAGCTGAAGTCTCCAACACCCACAAAGATCGTTCACATATTCAAGAATGACAAGCTCTAATGTAAACATTCAAACAAGAAGATAGCTTTTGGACGCAGTGCAAGTTtaagtaaatcaagccatcgtATCCCCAAtcaaaattaaagaaagaaaatggaacTTCCAAGTTACCAACATATTCGACAGTCTTTGCTCAACCAGTTCAGAGAACAATAGCAATCCCTAAGAAATAAGCAGCTCAAAGTCTTAACAATTCCAACTCCATTTTTAGTACCAATATCAGCTGCACTCGGATGTTGAACACAAAAGAGATCACTATTTTCAAAACTACTCATAACTCAACTTTCGTGCTCAGGAGAGGACAATTTTCTCGCTTTTTTAGCACGTCTCTCGGAAATTGTTCTAGCAAATGCCTCCACGATCCTCTGTTGTGATTCGAGTATCATTTCCGTCCTCTTCAACTCCATCTGCATTCTCGATTCCTCCATCTGCCGCGTCATGTCCATTTTTAACTTCTCCGTTTTCAAGATCCCCTCTCCCAGGGCTTGTATAACCTCCACAATCTCACCCATACCAGCAGCATAATCTGTTTTTTCGTTTGAAATCTGAGCAGCACTTTTCCCCAATTTACTACTCCTAAAAAACCCATCCCCCAGAATCATGCTAGAAGTCCCGTAGCCAGTAGCAACAGAATTAGTAAATCTGGGGTTAGGGTTAATATGATATGGTTCATCAACGTCGTTGAATCTACTATACACTTTCGACAAAGCGGGCCCTGCTGATACCATGCCCGGGATCTTGATCCGGAATCCGGATGAAGACCCATTATTTGCGGGGCCTTGATCGACACCCTTCTGATTCTTATTATACATATCGTTAATGCGCTTGACGCTGTTTTTATGGCCAAAATCATCTTCTTCGTCGTCTGAGGAAGGCGGAGTGGGGTTATTATGACCCTTTTCCATAGCGTGCATGCTCTGAAAGTGCGCCCACGACGAGGAGAAGCGGCGGACGCCGCCGTGAGCTGCGGCTCTTTGGATCTCGGCGCGGTATCGCTTCCGAAGCTTCTCCATCTTGTGCCGACACTGCACGGAGGTCTTGGGGGGGCTGGCGTGGAAGTGTGACGCGACGTCATCGGCCACCTCCTGCCAGTGGTTGGCCCTGAGGTTTCCGCGGTTCAGAGAGTACCATTTCTCTTTGTAGGCATCGATGAGGACGAGAGTTTCCTCCGGGGACCAGCAAGGCGGCGGGAGGCGGCGAGACGTGGACGCCGCGGCAATAGCAATGGAGGGGAGGGCAAGAGTGGCGGTGGGAATATTGTCGTCATCACGGGGGGAGGAAGAGGAAGGGGATATGATGGTAGCCATGGGTGGGTATGTTGAGATGTGGCGGAGGAGAGGGTGGTTGTGAGGGCATAATGAATGACAGATGGTGGGTGGGTCAAATTTTGTTGAAAGG
This window contains:
- the LOC142519050 gene encoding uncharacterized protein LOC142519050, translated to MATIISPSSSSPRDDDNIPTATLALPSIAIAAASTSRRLPPPCWSPEETLVLIDAYKEKWYSLNRGNLRANHWQEVADDVASHFHASPPKTSVQCRHKMEKLRKRYRAEIQRAAAHGGVRRFSSSWAHFQSMHAMEKGHNNPTPPSSDDEEDDFGHKNSVKRINDMYNKNQKGVDQGPANNGSSSGFRIKIPGMVSAGPALSKVYSRFNDVDEPYHINPNPRFTNSVATGYGTSSMILGDGFFRSSKLGKSAAQISNEKTDYAAGMGEIVEVIQALGEGILKTEKLKMDMTRQMEESRMQMELKRTEMILESQQRIVEAFARTISERRAKKARKLSSPEHES